The DNA region ttgatttgtttcGGAGATGAACTCAGCAGTTAcagttatttctttaaaaatatgttcatgAGCTTGAATACTTGTCCAAAATTTACAAGTCTAAAATGCAATGCAGTATAACTTATCTCTGTATATGTAACTtggtgatttaaatatttatgttttatatggtacagctgaataatttttcgaaaaatttcCGAGACAATCAACGTTTAAACGAATGTAACCGTTTAAGAAGGGCGGAACAgccaaactttttttaatgcaaTAATAATGGCATATGATCCCTAAATGGAAAGGGAACAAgaaaaaattcatgaaaattgtttgttgtttgaaGGACTATTTTTCACatattgtttgaaaaaaaaatagttaaatattaaaacaatatcaaaagtttttcgaaaaattattCAGCTTTACAGTAGCGAATTTATTCCAGTTAAAGTCTGCATCCTATATATACCTCTCGGCCGTCTAATTCATTTGGACAAATCAAGTAGTTAGTTGATTTATAAAGCAATATCCAAAATTTCTCTGAATCAATATCGGCAGGAACCTTTTTAATGCTAAATTTCCGCATattgttgtaatatttaataaatttagtgcCTACAAAATAAGAATCAGAACCGCATCTTGTATCATGCTTATTGgtaaatgtaataatgaaagtaaataaacattactGTTTTCTTTCTTAAACCAATGTTGGCTAATTGATAAAGCAACTGTATCAAATAGATGTATTTGATCTGTAAACTCTATTAGAGACGTCAATCCCATTTTCCTTAGTGTTGTCTTTATGTTAGCTTCGTAATTTTCGTATATTATAAAGTTTCCTCTAGTCAAACAGTCATTCACCAAGATGTGGGCGAAAATgtattcaaactaaaatatttattagatgtaattttctaaataactaCTAATAGTTTCACTcaccaaattttgtaaaattttctgGCCATTCTCATAATAACTGCATAAGGTATCGTAAAAATCAAAAGTACCTTGCTCCGAGgcttttcttaaaattgtatCAGTTAGCACCAAAGCAGAAGCAATGCTGGATTCAGCAGTGGAACTGATTAAGATTTTATtcgtctttaaatttattgtcaataGTTTGGTTACTAATGGAATAAAATCAGCGGTGAACACATTGtcgaaaacaaacaatatatgTCTGAATGTCGTATCATTTAGAGTCATCCCTTGCTCAGAGATTCCTAGGCAATTAGGTAAATTCGCATACAAACTTTCCCAGAAATGGTACACTGATtcctagaaatattaaaaatgcataaaaacaataaataaatatttgggtaaagctacattattattaattatagtaactACAACGGATACATTTTCGGATTGTATAATTTCTTCGAATTTATCTATGGTTTCTTCGGTTGGCAAATGTAATATTACAAATGAGTTTCGTGTTTTATATCCCTGAAACAgctaaaataacaaaagaatTTCCAAATGGTTGTCACTTACATCTATATAGTTTAAACTTGAATTATCTGCATTTGTTGGTAACAGTTGTTTAGCTTGCTGAAGAAATTATAGTCGTTACACTTTTATCTTTTAGTCTTACTACACTTACTCACTTCAAATTGTTTAGAAAGACGACTTTTAACTGAAAAAACATCCTTATCTATGcaatcttttaagtacttcgtCACCTGTGACAATTTTATGGATCCATTTTTACGATCGATCGTGGAGCATACCAGATCTTCCTATAATGATGaaatgtgatttattaaataaatggtattgattgaagtatttattgaatattacttACATTAATAGGTGGTAATGGTTTTAACTGCTTATAATAgtaatctgaaaataaacataattaattcatttgtcgacactaattaattaatatacgtaCCAATTTTAGGTTGGTTTCgtctttttacaattaaataactaaaacatattgataaattaaccaaaatcAGAATATTAAACTTGTTCGTACATTCAACTTACCATCCAACGGTTGCCAATAAAACTACCGTGCACACAATTGTTGCAGTTAAGTATATAAtccaatttctaaaataaataattttatatcttgtattttatgtttatacattcaaaaaaatagaacaaatattttattgtaaataacttTCTATGAATTTTAGGAGAATTGTGTTACTATAAAcgttaaagaaactaaaaattgggtgtattaaattgtatgtaaatttaatctaaatgtTACATCGAAAACATTTTTCTCTTTAAAGCCTTTCGATTATTTCCCAAAATTTTGAATCTTCTCTAAATCTAAATCTACACACGCACCGTCAAAACTCTTGGACCCCTTAATATTTTTGGGAATAAAAGAGaataacatattataattaattgtacataatttgCTGCTTTATTACAAAGGATTTTAgcatatcaatttatttggttTGGAAGAAAGAAACTACTAccaaaaagtagtttattgaaatttgtaaatttgcaaaataatctaattaaagaAACATAGATACTCTAATACTCCGTATGTTTCCTCTATCTTTAAGCAGagttaaattattgatgttttctGGCTAAATATTGGCCCATTGGGACTATTTCTCAGGGAAAAGCCAGTTGTGCGGTACGTCGTGATTCTCTCCAAAAGACATTTCTCCACTGcggtaaaaatcaatttaggtGTTCTTGATGGTCGTctggattttaaattaacatcagCAAGTCATTATTGATTGTAGGTGCAGAAATCAGACTGCCATAggtttttgtaaattgtgtttctaCAGCTGGGACAGTAATGTTACGGTTGCGTCGTACTAAAATGGTTACGTAACGATTCTCCCTTGCATTTGATACTCTTGGACATCCAATATTCTGATCACAAATGATCTAGGTATGGCACGTATCGTTGAAATGTGGTGATTTGACCAGCCCTATTGATATAAGGCTATTATCCTTGCTCTATCAAAATCAGAAATTTCCTAGGCATTTTTCGACATgtagaaacaaattattttagtcgCTATTTATACCTGTCTGAGAAATTGTAACCAATACTGTGTTAAAAGTAGAGGAAAACATTGTCGAACATTTCTGTACGATgacaaaaaactgtttttgtttCCATATTACGAGGGGATCCAAGAGTTttgatgtatatatatatatcatttcaaaaatatcaactgaataattttgacacggtcataaacaacaattacatACTCAAAAATATAAGACTTACGTTTTGCTTGATGCTGTTGTCTCTTCCTCGATTGATCTAGAGGTTTGTACAGGcttactgaaaaattatatagtataatttggaatttatatataaagtcAATAACAAATAGTTATTATCAGTTTTGGTGGAGATGAAGGAGTGACGTAGTAATACAcgtattaacaattatacgttctaataaatgtcaaaattacgtcgattttaaatttcgattTCTATATCTCAgtgaaattcatttaaaaatacccATATAAACTTATCTGACCGATTTGAAGCAGTAAAGtggtattaaatatatacaaacttACATGTATTGCAGCTTAAACTAAAAcgcactttaaattaaattttgggttgaaataaaaataatatctaacACCTTTAAGTCATCTGCAACTGTAGGTGTTTCAAATGGATACAAGTTAATTACAAAAAGGATTAACTTTTAACATGATTATTGAGATAAATTCATGCTAAAAAATTTGCATGCACCCATttctataaaaactttatattgatattagtttttgtttctattttacgAGGGGGTCCAAGAGTTCTGACgttgtatgtatatattatgtaaagttcatttaaaaaacatcaattgaataatttttgacacgatcataaacaacaattagatactcaaaaatataacttaCGTTGTCTTTATCTCAATTGACCTAGAGGTTTGTACAGGTTtcctgaaaaattatatagtaaaatttggaatttatgTAAAAGTCAATAATGAATAGTTATTATCAGTTTTGGTGAGTTGAAGCAGTGACGTGATAATACACGTGTTAACAATTAtactttctaataaatatcaaaattaaattaaatttatatgtctaTATCTCAgcgaaattcatttaaaaaatacccatctataaacttaaaaaaagtgATTATTATCTGACCGATTTGAAGCAGTAAAGtggtattaaatatatacaaacttGTATTGTAGCTTAAACTAAAACGTACATTAAATCACATTTTGGGTTACACTTactaataatatgaaataaaaatattatctaacaCCTTTAAGTCATCTGCAATTGTGGGTTTTACAAATTGACATAAGTTAATTGCAAAAAGGATCAAACTTAACTTTTAACATGATTATTGAGATAAACTCGAGTTCAAAAATTAGGGAgattaaacttttatgaattaaaatgaatccATACTAATTATACTGGATTGTATACATAGTCAgtggttattttattaatttttatgaaattcaacacagaaaaataaagaaaaaactcTTCTATCTCTCGCTTATGTTCTCGATTTTATCAAACTGGATCTACTTCAGAAAGAAAATGTAAATCAAGGAAAACTATCGCAAATGAAAACCGATATTAGCAACTTCCTCCTTGGAAACTGACTGGTCGGCTAGAAAATTTACAGGTGCTGGTATCGCTCCAATTAGGGTACGGAAACGCTTGGCAAAAGAAAGTTTTCGTTCGCGAAGTCCAACGCGACGTTTCCATTGGACCCACGACCATATACAACAACGATTGGAATGGGCAAGGTGTCATGTTCACTGGACGAAATAATGAAAATCTGTACTTTTTACAGATGAAAGTAGACTCAACAATGATCGTCGAGTTCGCGTCTGTTCCAGACGAGATGTTCCACGAAATCACCTATGAGTTCAAGAAGTTTATCCATTTCAAGGGGGGTTCAATGGCCATACAGAATAAAATAACAGAAAGTCAATGAAAacacgatttttttttatacttttttaatagttgttgCTTTTGAACATGAGTTTATAACAGATCAGGTTCCGTATCAATTAAACAAGCTACAATTTGAAGAATCAAACTTATCTTCTACAACTGAAAAATAACTCAATAcaacaaaaatgtacaaaattcgGTTAAACCacctttttttcatatattttacgtATCATAgacgtatatttttttaatttaacctccgaatgttataaaatacaattaatttaaagtgtacatttgataaaaaaacgtATATTGGACgtataaatgtacaaaatatattaaataattatttattgcttaCCTGGAGATATCGattgacaaattattattattcataacatGCGACGTATCGCAGTGGTTATTTTTGCACGTAACTAAAACAAACccgtttaaatattcaattatcaaattcaaaattataaaatttaataatatttgcttttaaaaAGACAAAAGATGTGaagaatatttactttttttagtttttaaacaatcTTGATCTGGACAAATTGTGTTCTGAAATACAATTTCTCTAACGTCGGTCATGattatttctttagtttcgCATGGTTTAGTTTCATTCGGTTTCTGAttataagatataaaaatattcggaGTATCATTAAAcgttatac from Aethina tumida isolate Nest 87 chromosome 1, icAetTumi1.1, whole genome shotgun sequence includes:
- the LOC109608463 gene encoding receptor-type tyrosine-protein phosphatase kappa, encoding MSTSTTLSSTSKIPTKSSKSTNPSSTSKIPTMSSSTTRSSISKIKPNSSNIQPATNTEEGLICFKGKIGQNVKELQIECPEFKQLEKINWKLSDSTKGLEAKYCVDENILKIKYTKQTTDNFSVIRTNNNSNYKLKIGQLSVNFTRTLIPIIKIINYEKINGKLNFSYNNCITFNDTPNIFISYNQKPNETKPCETKEIIMTDVREIVFQNTICPDQDCLKTKKITCKNNHCDTSHVMNNNNLSIDISRKPVQTSRSIEIKTTKPVQTSRSIEEETTASSKTNWIIYLTATIVCTVVLLATVGCYLIVKRRNQPKIDYYYKQLKPLPPINEDLVCSTIDRKNGSIKLSQVTKYLKDCIDKDVFSVKSRLSKQFEQAKQLLPTNADNSSLNYIDGYKTRNSFVILHLPTEETIDKFEEIIQSENVSVVVTIINNNESVYHFWESLYANLPNCLGISEQGMTLNDTTFRHILFVFDNVFTADFIPLVTKLLTINLKTNKILISSTAESSIASALVLTDTILRKASEQGTFDFYDTLCSYYENGQKILQNLFEYIFAHILVNDCLTRGNFIIYENYEANIKTTLRKMGLTSLIEFTDQIHLFDTVALSISQHWFKKENSTKFIKYYNNMRKFSIKKVPADIDSEKFWILLYKSTNYLICPNELDGRETCKFWTSIQAHEHIFKEITVTAEFISETNQLKTINLHLRQTALQETKVVSVLLLKNWNHTSELPNDKNLLVSAWKEVMTKTKLQDRIVVTYCGNQGSAGLFIASCFILDKLKVEQIVDVPLAIRSLRLTHPNLIRGWSSIEYLYDIVCRYNNL